AGTAAAAGAAGGGCAGTTGTGGTACAATAATAGCAAAAACTGGGATTCTCCCAGTTTTTAGGTTCAAAGGCTCAGAGTTGCAAAGGTTCAAAGTTTTTTTGTTTTTGTTGCTTTGCAAGTCATTGACATACAAACATAGTAAAAGAACAAAGGTGTAGAGTAAAACCTTTGCTACTCTGCACCTTTGCACCTATTAAGACAAAAAAAGATACAGAGTAAAGTTTTTAAACCTTTGTTCCTCTGTACCTTTAAACCTATTTTTATCTACTCTTTTCCGCCTAATAAGCTATCCTGCCAGTCTTTTAACTCCTGCCATTTGCCTTCATAAGCCAGTAAAGCTTGTCTTGCCCATGTACTTGGGTTGTGTATTGCATAGTTCTCACCACCACCATCTAAAATAGATTGAGATTTTTCTGTTGGAGTTTGAGACAATTGATGCCAGGTTGTAATTCCTGCATCATGATACAATGCTTCGATTTTTGGGCCAATTCCTTCCACAATTTTCAAATCATTCTCTTTAATTTTCTTTCCAAATACAGTTGCGGCCAGTGCGCCATCAAATACAATTGCTGCTGCTGTTGCGGCAAACGATTGTGGAGCAGCTGTAATTTTAGCTTTTGCAGCCAAATCAGCTTCTAGTGAAGCGATTTTAGCATTTAGATTTTTTGTATTGGCTTTGCAGGCATCCAAATCTTCCTGTAAAGAAAGTGAAAGTGAATCATCTCCTTTTGAATTCATTTTTCCTAGTAAGTAACCCAAAATTCCACAGATTAATCCCACTAGTGCCGGTATTAAGATACAAGGTATATTCATGATCGTATATTTTGATTAGTTATTTAATTGTAATTACAGTTCTTCTGTTGTTTGCTTTGCCCTCGGCAGTCGTATTCTCACCTACAGGCTCATCGGGTCCTTTAGATTCAGTAGTAATTCTGGCAGCATCAATTCCGTTTTTAACTAAATAGTTTTTGGAGAATTCAGCTCTTTTTTGTCCAAGAATAATATTTGCATCACGATTTCCAACATTATCTGTATGTCCAACGGCTAAAATTGTAGCATCTTTTACATGTTCCATATATTTTACAATATCAGCAACTTTCTGTTTTTTAGCATCGTTTAGTTTATCGCTGGATTTATTTGTATTAAAGTTCAGAATCAACGGATCCTCGTTAATTTTTGACTTTAATAAACTCCATTCATCTGTAGCAACAGCTGTAGTGTCAATGGTTTCAAATCTATACTCGGCCGGGCCTAAAAGTGTGTCGAGATTCATTTTCCAGGAATCCTTAATTTCACCTTTTGTATCAAACTGTGCAGCAGGTAAACCTTGGGAAACAAAATAATTTTTGACATCATTAGCTCTTGCAAGTCCAAGATTCTCAAATTTTGTTGTATTTGTTTCATCAGAAGTAGCATACCCCGTAATAGTCACCTTTTGTTTGGTGTTTGCGATCAGAAATGTTTTTAGATTATTAATTCCAATCGTCACAGAATCACTGACTGGCTGGATTAATGTAGGGCTGTTTTTCAAAAACTTGAGATTATCATTGGTATGATAATCAATTCCGGAACCATTAAGAACAAAAGGAACAGAAATACTTTCCTTTTCAACAACTACTGGTACTTTTTCAGTATCAGTGGCAGGTTTTTCCATATTGCAATTACAACAAAACTTTATGTACAAAAATGTACCCAGAATAATTGTTAAAACAATACCTAAGAGGTAAAGTGCTTTTTTAGACATAAGTAATAGAATTTAAGATTCAATCAAATTTAACGAAAATAAACATACGTAACGAACTAGTAATCAATCAAATTGGTTGCATTTTAAAACGAATCAAAAAAATGAAACAAGATAAAAGAGATCTCATAAATTTAAAATTCAGATTTCAGGACTGAATTTAAATGAGTAACTTGCAGAGTAATTAATCTAGAAAAAAATGCTGGAAATAGAAAGAAAGTTTCTTGTAAAATCGGATGATTTTAAAGAACAGGCTTTTGCTCAAAATAAGATTGCTCAAGGGTATTTAAGTTCAATTCCTGAAAGAACAGTACGTGTCAGAATTAAAGGTGATAAGGCTTTTATCACTATAAAAGGTCTGGGGCACCAGGGCGGTATGTCACGTTTTGAATGGGAAAACCAAATTCCGCTTGAAGAAGCCGTTGAATTAATGAAACTCTGCGAGAAAGGTAAAATCGAAAAGACCCGCTATGAAATACAAGCTGGTAAATATGTTTTTGAAGTAGATGAATTTTACGGAGAAAATGAAGGCCTGGTAATGGCAGAAATTGAATTGGAATCTGAAGAAGACGATTTTGAAAAACCGGACTGGCTGGGAGAAGAAGTAACAGATGATAAAAGATATTACAACGCTTATTTAAGTCAAAATCCTTTTAAAAACTGGGGAAACAAATAATTATGACAGACCAATACGATTTAATTATTGTTGGAGGTGGTCCAATTGGACTAGCGTGTGCAATTGAAGCTCAAAAGAAAAATTTACGTTATATAATTATTGAAAAAGGCGCTCTGGTTAACAGCATATTTAATTACCCATTGTATATGACCTTTTTCTCAACAGCCGAAAGACTTGAAATTGGCGATATTCCGTTTAATTGTTTAGCACCAAAACCAGGACGCCAGGAAGCTTTGGAATATTATAGAAATATTCACCGCTACTTTAATTTTTCCATAAAA
The sequence above is drawn from the Flavobacterium sp. N2038 genome and encodes:
- a CDS encoding OmpA family protein — encoded protein: MSKKALYLLGIVLTIILGTFLYIKFCCNCNMEKPATDTEKVPVVVEKESISVPFVLNGSGIDYHTNDNLKFLKNSPTLIQPVSDSVTIGINNLKTFLIANTKQKVTITGYATSDETNTTKFENLGLARANDVKNYFVSQGLPAAQFDTKGEIKDSWKMNLDTLLGPAEYRFETIDTTAVATDEWSLLKSKINEDPLILNFNTNKSSDKLNDAKKQKVADIVKYMEHVKDATILAVGHTDNVGNRDANIILGQKRAEFSKNYLVKNGIDAARITTESKGPDEPVGENTTAEGKANNRRTVITIK
- a CDS encoding CYTH domain-containing protein, encoding MLEIERKFLVKSDDFKEQAFAQNKIAQGYLSSIPERTVRVRIKGDKAFITIKGLGHQGGMSRFEWENQIPLEEAVELMKLCEKGKIEKTRYEIQAGKYVFEVDEFYGENEGLVMAEIELESEEDDFEKPDWLGEEVTDDKRYYNAYLSQNPFKNWGNK